In Penaeus vannamei isolate JL-2024 chromosome 14, ASM4276789v1, whole genome shotgun sequence, one DNA window encodes the following:
- the LOC113824541 gene encoding proteasome adapter and scaffold protein ECM29, with product MTSSTQPNMQDEMLLVERVFLRIGSAATDDVLEEELRKFLAPVIQKLASPHEPVRKKVMELLIHVNRRVKDHESIQLPVEALLAQYQDPSATAFVTNFSIIYIKMGYPRLDLNKQVELLPLMLNSLEGKPQQHQDSLLLLMVPVFGHMKIPDSAEKTASLLGLRERPGITKLLLDFMLDVLLLPYGVTPLSQQRPSDTPQDNSEGPPVPGVPAGMSINSFKRVMGETPPKAEDLEKLKVSIIKFLSSDVLLPSSVVLQLIVGAADTRFSVANAADLQLRRIESSVEWNSSAVIAPLYVLFLGTLMPKDRTPADKFKNPANTRIRLKLMPYFLKSKEACNYAPLALKVFFECLWGQNSNVKLKQQGVSFLHHMAFNADQEKLAPVGSVLFGGVVKVIEEEKSDPKLRSLAYGALAKLSVKLPSLLLSHPSQLHYLQTLMNALTQEEGDVLLAVQEALSMVAPVCKQLNTSSQDQLCILLSEHVLHHNAQLRRTAVHYAASVFPHDHVPSRFILMVATGDSHDDIRLEARRQLYKPLQQSKDGTPTYQVPPFTYVISYVLERVDALPRSKWMDVANQPVPFSLPIMEQMLNYLEHCLAVEAGTETGRGEGLFWPDPPAVGKLLQKIIDLHNQKIATGRIEKGPNPFMRYIGFAELAANAWSPAALESILKVVAVAPHHFSSHYSRKLDWIRKFILRGGHYGEVAAHLFGVVAGQVQDQQEFEKIVYPVSNMKNLRVDSQESCVLAVGHSYANNLNIMKKADIVLEDWPAYESIVHDLVKQLLSENNPLQNAIVLALGELARQGPLPLPAGSEEDEPKTVTSLALIKALVTIFGNKKIPSKIREQSVATCGYICVGQENFPHKKKILEALLALAKETNEIEIHFAVGEALADCALGVTSPSGRNMWTEQDPLKEQKAVESEEENMEEGSRDEKEKDTDEAMEKDYVKMAEKPVEEAEAMDTTESSDATVDMSPDQDSDNDTLTWLLGELLDKYVSQTQPSVRQASCIWLLALLKKCRTKPIIQKRLIRIQSAFMNLLGDNNDLVQDAASKGLGVVYECCSEATRQSMVQGLVQTLTEGKRTIQNVTHDTKIFQDGELGRAPSGGQLSTYRELCSLATDLNQPDLIYKFMNLANHNSVWNSKKGAAFGFSTLASQAGTQLEPYLPQIIPKLYRYQHDPTPKIQQPMAAIWNALVTDTAKTIEKYFDPILCDLINNLTHSTWRVRESSCHALSDLFRRQSAVNALHRINEIWTTLFRVRDDIKESVRAAAEKTLQILSKSCIKVCEGTGEESQKMLKEVLPTLLTSGITSSVAEVRSVSLQTVSKLCRSGGSLVKPHLGTLVPALLEALSGLESQALSYTSVRLNDEDREKLDMARVSAARSTPMMDTLNYVLQFVDEESMEKLVSGLIDVLKSSVGLASRAGAAHVVETLTHTCPRPLEKYTGKLLAALVNGLSDRNAVVRKVYANAIGNLVKTAKASSVEKLLTKLQTWYLEKEEDSVRMSGALTMRSMHAQNNDIMKQHACQAMPLAFFAMHAEKTLEGDSNGAEIWEEIWSDNTPGTESGVRLYLTEIIAICEQALQSSTWAMKAQAGRALSTVSEKLGSSLNDALVLSLVTLLVNSLQGRTWNGKESLVTALSNVSVHTKSHLNTLKHPDREELLVEEVVKVLTREASKERMEYKIHAIKALTTVLDTYQIDRFEEVFDICLPYLRQKDKEDHEDGEEEERNKKEESLHWDLIDEMVHSLGRAWPAEKETQEKYSERVVEMLNNSVSRVPRKTQLSIVGALKHFWGTHFLLSELPSSLGSPLFDPLLHHSCRIFNYCLGVAKFYSLRRESLVVLNDFLVKVKVSETLVVKLRLELLSGVEEARRDAQPDVQALAASAHKILLMENTGSK from the exons ATGACGTCTTCCACTCAACCTAATATGCAAGATGAGATGT TATTGGTGGAGCGAGTATTTCTTCGGATTGGCTCAGCAGCAACTGATGATGTCCTTGAGGAAGAATTGCGAAAGTTCCTGGCACCTGTTATCCAGAAATTGGCATCCCCACATGAACCTGTTCGGAAAAAG GTTATGGAATTGTTAATCCATGTGAATCGACGGGTCAAAGATCATGAGTCTATCCAGCTGCCTGTTGAGGCTCTGCTTGCCCAGTACCAAGATCCAAGTGCTACAGCATTTGTTACG AACTTCTCAATCATCTACATCAAAATGGGATATCCACGGTTGGATCTGAATAAGCAGGTGGAACTTTTGCCTCTGATGCTTAACAGTTTGGAGGGGAAACCTCAGCAACATCAAGACAG CCTTTTACTTCTGATGGTACCAGTATTTGGTCACATGAAAATCCCTGATTCAGCCGAAAAGACAGCTTCATTGCTTGGCTTGCGAGAACGACCAGGAATAACGAAGCTGCTTTTGGATTTCATGTTGGATGTTCTGCTTCTACCGTATGG aGTTACTCCATTATCACAACAAAGACCATCTGACACTCCACAAGATAACTCAGAAGGCCCCCCTGTGCCAGGAGTACCAGCTGGTATGAGTATCAATAGTTTTAAACGTGTTATGGGAGAGACGCCTCCAAAGGCTGAAGATCTGGAGAAGCTGAAGGTCTCTATTATAAAGTTCTTAAGTTCAGATGTATTACTTCCATCATCTGTTGTTCTTCAGCTGATTGTTGGTGCTGCAGATACTAGATTTTCAGTGGCAAATGCTGCTGATCTGCAACTGAGAAGAATAGAAAGCAGTGTTGAGTGGAACAGCAGTGCAGTCATTGCACCTCTCTATGTATTGTTTCTTGGTACCTTAATGCCAAAGGATCGCACACCGGCAGACAAATTTAAGAACCCAGCAAATACCAGAATTCGTTTAAAACTTATGCCatactttttaaaatcaaaggaggCTTGCAACTATGCTCCTCTTGCTTTGAAAGTATTTTTTGAGTGTCTTTGGGGCCAGAATTCAAATGTAAAGCTTAAGCAACAAGGAGTAAGCTTCTTGCATCACATGGCATTCAATGCTGACCAAGAAAAGTTGGCTCCAGTGGGAAGTGTCTTGTTTGGCGGAGTTGTCAAGGTCATTGAAGAAGAAAAGTCTGACCCTAAGCTGAGATCATTAGCATATGGAGCCTTGGCGAAACTTTCAGTAAAGCTTCCCAGTCTCCTTCTATCTCACCCATCACAACTGCATTATCTTCAGACTCTGATGAATGCACTTACCCAGGAGGAAGGGGATGTATTATTAGCAGTTCAGGAGGCTCTTTCTATGGTAGCTCCGGTATGCAAACAGCTGAATACATCAAGTCAAGATCAGCTGTGTATCCTGCTGTCAGAACATGTCCTGCACCACAATGCACAGTTGAGACGCACAGCAGTTCACTATGCAGCTTCCGTGTTCCCCCACGATCACGTTCCATCAAGATTCATTCTTATGGTGGCCACAGGAGATAG CCATGATGATATACGATTAGAAGCCCGCCGACAGCTGTACAAACCATTGCAGCAGTCTAAGGATGGGACTCCTACATATCAAGTTCCACCTTTTACTTATGTTATCAGCTATGTACTGGAGCGTGTCGATGCTCTGCCAAGGAGCAAGTGGATGGATGTAGCAAATCAGCCAGTTCCATTTTCTTTACCAATCATGGAGCAG ATGTTGAACTACCTAGAACACTGCTTAGCTGTTGAAGCTGGTACTGAGACTGGTCGTGGAGAAGGCCTGTTCTGGCCAGATCCTCCAGCTGTAGGGAAACTTTTGCAGAAGATAATTGATTTACATAATCAGAAAATTGCAACTGGTCGCATTGAAAAAG GACCTAATCCCTTCATGAGATATATTGGTTTTGCGGAGCTTGCAGCCAATGCTTGGTCACCAGCAGCCTTGGAATCTATTCTGAAAGTTGTTGCTGTTGCACCACATCATTTCTCGTCGCACTACTCTCGCAAATTAGACTGGATCAGG AAATTTATCTTGCGTGGAGGACACTATGGTGAAGTTGCGGCCCATTTGTTTGGTGTTGTTGCAGGACAAGTTCAAGATCAGCAGGAATTTGAAAAGATTGTTTACCCAGTATCTAATATGAAAAATTTG CGTGTTGATAGCCAGGAGAGCTGTGTTTTAGCTGTGGGACATAGCTATGCAAACAACTTAAACATCATGAAGAAAGCAGATATTGTGTTGGAGGACTGGCCTGCATATGAGTCAATTGTCCATGACTTGG TGAAGCAGCTGTTAAGTGAAAACAACCCACTGCAAAATGCAATTGTATTGGCACTTGGGGAATTGGCAAGGCAGGGTCCCTTACCCCTTCCGGCTGGCTCAGAAGAGGATGAACCTAAAACAGTAACATCTCTTGCCTTGATCAAAGCACTTGTTACAATCTTTGGGAACAAGAAGATACCCTCAAAG atAAGGGAACAGTCAGTTGCCACTTGTGGTTACATTTGTGTTGGTCAAGAGAATTTTCCCCATAAGAAGAAAATTCTGGAAGCCCTTCTGGCACTTGCCAAAGAG ACAAATGAAATTGAAATTCATTTTGCTGTGGGCGAGGCACTCGCTGACTGTGCCCTAGGAGTTACATCACCATCTGGAAGGAATATGTGGACAGAGCAGGATCCTCTGAAGGAGCAGAAAGCAGTAGAGTcagaagaagaaaacatggaAGAG GGTagtagagatgagaaagagaaagacacagatgaGGCCATGGAGAAAGATTACGTGAAAATGGCAGAGA AACCAGTAGAGGAGGCAGAAGCCATGGACACTACAGAATCCAGTGATGCCACAGTAGATATGTCACCAGATCAAGATTCAGACAATGATACACTTACTTGGCTCCTTGGTGAACTTCTTGACAAATATGTATCACAAACACAGCCCAGTGTCAGACAg GCATCCTGTATTTGGCTACTTGCCCTGCTCAAGAAATGTAGAACTAAACCCATCATTCAGAAAAGGCTGATTAGGATTCAGTCTGCCTTCATGAATCTTCTTGGAGATAACAATG ATTTGGTGCAAGATGCAGCCTCTAAAGGTTTAGGTGTTGTATATGAGTGTTGTTCTGAAGCCACAAGACAATCAATGGTGCAGGGTCTTGTACAGACTCTGACTGAAGGGAAACGCACCATCCAAAATGTGACTCACGATACAAAGATATTCCAGGATGGAGAACTGGGACGTGCTCCTTCAGG TGGACAGCTGTCAACCTACCGAGAACTTTGCTCCTTAGCAACGGATTTGAACCAGCCAGACCTTATTTATAAGTTCATGAACCTTGCCAACCACAACTCAGTTTGGAATTCAAAGAAG gGGGCAGCTTTTGGTTTTAGCACCCTGGCATCCCAGGCTGGAACACAACTGGAACCCTACCTGCCACAGATTATTCCAAAGCTCTATAGATATCAACATGATCCTACACCAAAGATACAGCAACCTATGGCAGCCATTTGGAATGCTCTGGTTACTGATACTGCAAAGACA atCGAGAAATATTTTGACCCCATCCTCTGTGATTTGATCAACAACCTGACACACAGTACATGGAGAGTCAGAGAATCGTCTTGTCACGCACTCTCCGACCTCTTTCGAAGGCAGTCAGCTGTCAATGCCCTCCACCGAATCAATGAAATATGGACCACTTTGTTTCGCGTTCGTGATGACATAAAGGAATCTGTCAGAGCGGCTGCTGAGAAAACTTTACAGATATTGAGTAAAAGCTGCATAAAg GTGTGTGAGGGCACTGGTGAAGAGAGCCAGAAAATGCTTAAGGAAGTTCTTCCCACTCTCTTGACTTCTGGCATTACAAGTTCTGTTGCAGAAGTTAGGAGTGTCAGCTTGCAAACGGTTTCCAAACTGTGTCGATCAGGTGGTTCTTTAGTAAAGCCACACCTTGGTACCCTTGTCCCTGCATTGTTGGAGGCTTTGTCTGGATTAGAATCTCAGGCTCTAAGTTACACATCAGTGAGACTGAAtgatgaagacagagagaagctAGATATGGCTAGAGTATCTGCAGCCCGAAGTACTCCCATGATGGATACTTTGAATTATGTACTGCAATTTGTTGATGAGGAGTCCATGGAAAAATTAGTGAGTGGTTTGATAGATGTCCTGAAGAGCTCTGTTGGTCTTGCCAGCCGTGCAGGAGCGGCACATGTTGTAGAGACTCTTACTCACACTTGTCCTCGTCCATTGGAGAAATATACAGGAAAACTTTTGGCTGCTCTGGTAAATGGCCTTAGTGATAGAAATGCTGTAGTCAGAAAGGTATATGCTAATGCTATTGGTAACCTTGTGAAGACTGCTAAAGCATCAAGTGTAGAAAAGCTTCTCACCAAACTCCAGACCTGGTatttggagaaagaggaagatagtgtTAGAATGAGTGGTGCCCTTACAATGCGCAGCATGCATGCCCAGAATAATGACATCATGAAGCAGCATGCATGTCAGGCTATGCCTCTTGCATTCTTTGCCATGCATGCAGAGAAAACACTAGAAGGTGATTCTAATGGTGCTGAGATTTGGGAGGAAATTTGGTCCGACAATACTCCAGGCACAGAGTCAGGAGTGAGGCTATATCTAACAGAAATCATTGCAATATGTGAACAAGCTTTACAAAGTTCTACTTGGGCTATGAAAGCTCAGGCTGGCAGAGCCCTCTCAACTGTCTCAGAAAAACTTGGATCAAGCTTAAACGATGCTTTAGTCCTCTCTTTAGTTACACTTCTTGTCAACAGCTTGCAAGGTAGAACATGGAATGGAAAAGAATCTCTTGTGACAGCTCTCTCAAATGTTTCTGTACATACCAAGTCTCACCTAAATACCTTGAAGCATCCAGATAGAGAGGAACTTTTGGTGGAAGAAGTGGTGAAAGTGCTGACAAGAGAAGCAAGTAAAGAGAGGATGGAATACAAAATCCATGCTATTAAAGCCCTTACCACTGTTCTGGATACTTACCAAATTGATAGATTTGAAGAAGTTTTTGACATCTGCCTGCCATACTTGAGACAA AAGGATAAAGAAGACCACGAGgatggtgaagaggaagaaaggaacaaaaaggaaGAGTCGCTGCATTGGGACCTCATAGATGAAATGGTGCATTCCTTAGGTAGAGCCTGGCCAGCAGAGAAAGAGACGCAAG AAAAATACAGTGAACGTGTTGTGGAGATGCTAAATAACAGTGTCTCAAGAGTTCCTCGTAAAACACAACTAAGCATTGTGGGGGCCCTAAAGCACTTCTGGGGAACGCATTTCCTCCTCAGTGAATTGCCTTCGTCGCTTGGGTCTCCTCTCTTTGACCCTCTTCTTCATCATTCGTGCAGGATATTTAACTACTGCTTag gTGTGGCCAAGTTTTACAGTCTGCGGAGAGAATCCCTTGTTGTGCTGAATGACTTCCTGGTAAAAGTGAAAG TGAGTGAAACCCTTGTCGTGAAGCTTCGTTTGGAGCTTTTGTCCGGAGTGGAAGAAGCACGTCGAGATGCCCAGCCAGATGTGCAAGCTTTAGCTGCTTCAGCACACAAGATACTGCTTATGGAGAACACAGGCAGCAAATAA